In the Xiphias gladius isolate SHS-SW01 ecotype Sanya breed wild chromosome 7, ASM1685928v1, whole genome shotgun sequence genome, TGTTCTACTCcattctcaaaataaaaagaggatgTATTTTGTAGCCTACATTATCTACATCACTTTGTTCTCACCATATGGACTGTTGCAGAAGTTTTCCTGGATGTCAGTCTCTCCTTCAGCAGCCAGACTACAGGCATCACAGATAACACTCCCTGGGGGATGGAAAAGGGAGGAGATTAGATGACTGCAAGTGTCTGCAGTGgggatgtaaaaaaacaaaaaaaaccccacaaaggTGGGGTAGGGCTGCTGCTTTGAACAGAAACTTCAGGATTAGTGCATGCAAAACAAGTTTaagatgaaattaaatttgataaaataaaactttgatcACCAGAATAGAAATTCAGTTGTTACAGCAGCACGAGAAACAGGCCAAAGAGGCAGGAAACAGATGAgcaaaatggtaaaataaagaaatgactTTCAAAGGCTTTATACATCACAATACCTTAGGCCATATACAGACTGAATACCAACTTCTGAGGATGATTAAGATATCAGTATTACAGACttgaaattttttaatattgataatattgATAAATCagttgatttgaaaaaaaaaacaacagaattttgtaacataaataaacatttttgataaggatcccttaaatttgactattaaagaattgtgaccaaggacaggacattttacagttgaaaaataaacttgtctgtGCTCTGGTGGACACACTATGTAATGGAGacacttttatgttttttatataacaTATCTTTAACATACTGACATTTCCTTACctttcagcagaaacaagcGATGATACTGACATGTTTGTGACAAGGTACTAATGATATGAAGGCATACTTATATCGGTTGCTCTCTAATTTGGGCATTGTGAAAAATATACATGCAGGGATAATAGTATAGTGGTGTAGTGCACTTGCAGAGTGGTAAAGTATACTTCATGGTGTTTGGACTTTTCTctagtttacattttttgtgaaatattagaTGATTTTAACTTCATAAGTCTTGAACAGTTAGGACTACGAGCCCCAACAACACTGCAAATTTGTAAGGAGCCACAAGTGAAAAAATCTTGCTTTAATCTTTCACAATGCATTTAATTTGATGATcttatcatttgtttttatgtaaaacctTAATCTAAAAAGTAACTAGTGAGGATATctgacagatatttccctctgaaatgtagtggaatagaagcataaagtaacataaaatcaaaatattcaaGTGAActacaagtatctcaaaattgtgcttaagtgcagtacttgagtaaatgtatttagttacttacCACCACTGCAAGAGCGTgaactattaaaataaaaattacttGATGGTGACACTGTTGTTAATTGAAAAAGGAGAGTATGTAGTTGTCAGTTTACCTGTAAGCCTAGCATTACTTTAATCAGGTAGTGTGATGAGCGAAAAttaaattagagctgcaacaattagttgattaattgctTAGTTGAGTTGATCGACAGATTATTCggcagctattttttttataactgatCAATCCTTTACCCCAGTTTttcatgagaaaataaaaaacatgtacTAGTTCCAGCTTTTCAATTGTTAATTTGTGCAATTTCAAGACCTTACCTTTGGTTTTAAGAAACCGTGAATATTTTTCGCTATTGttgaacattaaaaacacaattcttCGACATTTTATAGGCAAAGCGAGAAATCGAgaattgaatgaatttaaatgtaaacaggtttgtaatttaaattaacAGATGTTTTTAGAGGGTAAAAGCTGCCGGACAGAGACCAGAGCCATCCACTGACCTTTCAGCGCCTCCTCGTGCTTCACCTCCTCCGCCGTCCGCCCCTCCCGCTCTCCGGTTGCCGGGATACAGAGCTCGGTCCCGCGCGGGAACCGGCTGCAGTTGAACATCTCGGGCCAGGGGAACCCGAAGGCGCTCATCACGGGCACGCAGCCGTCCCGCACGGTCTCGCACAGGCTCCTGCAGGGGCTGACCGGCCCGCCGAGCTCCGGCAGACACACCGGCGCGAACAGCGAGCACAGGAACTTCTTGGTGTCCCGGTGGCAGAGCTTGGAGATGAGGGGCAGCCAGGCCGCCGACTGCTGCTGGGCCTCCCTCAGCGAGTCGTGGCCGAGCAAGTTGGGGATCCGCATGTGCCTGTAGCCGATGCCGTGGCACAGAGACAGGGTGCTCGGGATGGGCTTACACACCGAGCGGACCGAGGAGCTGAACCCGAGCGACGGCGGGCCGAGCTGGGCGGGAGCCACGGTGTCAGAGGCAAGAGAAGCCCCCAACGGCAGAAGAAAGCCGAGCAGAAAAACAGCCATTGTTTTCGTCCCAGCGAGTTCAGAGTGAAGTCTACAAAGCCGCCTCGCCTCTGCCCGGACTTGACCGGCCTGTAGGTGTAAACAAAGAGGTGTGGAGATAACAGGGGGTAAATGAGAGGGCAGGCGCCTCCCAGCCATCATCCCATCCCATCGGACTGGTGTCTGcctccacatttaagagtgtCAGCGGGGGCgtgctgtttgtttctttagttTCTCATTCGCGTTGTAACCTGGAAACTTTGCGGCAGATACACATCGGGGCAATGATGGTACGGTGCAGTACAGACATAATCATCAGTTTGCCCTGTATGAACATAAGCCATACTCCACACTTTATCTTTATTCAACAAATAAAACGTTACTGACTTCTGcattaattttaatacattcCATTTGCATAATCTTGAGGGTATGAACATTGCATACTTTGTTGGGAACAGGACAGTACATAAAACAACAGTGCAACCTTGAATTAGTGGATGTTGCTCTTTCAGTCCAtcttttttaagttcatttattttttttaggctgTAGTGGTCACAGTGACCAGGGGCGTACCCCTCCACTTTCAAAAATCTCTTGGAAGACTCCTCTCTTTTACCCAAACATGCCTAACTGGCACTCTCGGTGCGCTTCCTCATCCGATCTCCTcgcactttgtcttattgaacagattcaGTACGTAGTGCTCACTCCATGGTCTCCTGCCATACTGACGCTTTAGTGctgtccctcacttgtaagtcgagttggataaaagcatctgccaaatgagtaaatgtaaatgtaagagTAACGGCAGCAAAGATTCAAATACTTTGTAGATCCAGAATAACTTCAATCAGCAtaatcttcttttttgtttgaaaaggGAGAAACATTAGTAAAACAGACTCTAAATTCGCATATAaagttttcttgtgtttgtaagAAATTACTACAGAAACTTTAGTAGTAAGTAATAATTAGTAATTTAATAATTAGTAATTTAAGGATTTTGTGTAAAAAGGAATGACAATAGGATGTTGTTTTGGTGTGCGAAGTGCCTTTGGAAAATGTAAACCGTCAGCATTGCGAAATTAGGTACAGGAAATAAAGTGTAACTGTAGCAGTGTGTTagagaagcagtgtgtgtgcgGAACTCTGTCATCACACTCAGCCAGAGGGTGTCAGAGACCCTTTCATCTTTTTCCAGGGAGACTGCACCAACAAGTCTCATCCTGTTCCCTTCTCCTGCTGTTCGCTTTTCGATTTGGCTCAGTCGTAGCCTGTTATGAATTCAGATGGCTTGCACTTGATTAACtatttacattgttttgcatttcacaaAGTTTGCTTCACTctctgagagaaagaagagatgaaaataCTGCTCGGGCAGATTAGTCAAGCCCAGTGCAGGACATTAATACTGCATAACACACGTACGACCGTGGCTGGCTACTTTGAgaagtaatgtttttttatgtttatttcagGATAATGAAAAAAGTATGGAGGTTCAACAACAACTACACTATGTATGACCAAAACCGAAGTACTTGCAGGTAAATGCATCAATATTCAGTCTGCAACAGCCTCCAAGCAGGGTGGAATTGTTGTGTTAGGGGGCAGGGGGGTAAAAATTGGCTGATGGGCCCCTATTTACCGCCACCTACCATCCTCTTCAAGTTGTTTATGTACCATGTCATCTCCAAATTCCCTAATACAGTGCAAACAGCAGACTACACATGGCAGCTTTGTTACAAGCCCAGAGCCAGAGACCCACCAGGTCCCAGGATTCCTGTGTGTCGCTTAGTTTGTGGTAGTCTGATTAAACACAACTTGGTTTAGGAACCACCACGACAggagcaaaataaataataaataataatagtctTTAAACCAGGTTCTGATACTGGACTCCTCTACAAAACAAggcaaaaattttttttaaaaaatataataataatataggaTCCTCCTTATAGCTAATATTATACTCTACTTTTAAAGACATGAGAAAactttagaaattaaaaaagtaataaaacaattattagaagaaaaaaacacataaaagtaaAGTTGAGGCTAAACACATTTGTAAGTTTAACTGCTTTCACATTGTTTATTCAGCTGTAATCTGATGGCCACAAGAGCTCAAGTCCTGGCTGCAGCAGAGGAAATATAGATCAAGCAGATAAGACATACGTTTATAGAACCTTTTAATTGTATCCTCATAGTCTGACCTACATTTAACGTATAAAAACTTGCTCAACAGCATTTAATGACTACATTTCAACATGTAGTAAATTTAAACATAGTAACCGAAATGCAGTCAAAACAAGTTCAGACTGTGTGCAGCCCTATATTCAATAACTCacttttaaactacatttaccccagtttttcagtgttcaaTGTATTTTCCAGCCACACGTCAGTCATCCCCACTCAGAAATACCAGTCTCCACCGTGACGTGATAACTATGACAGGAATGTATCATAAGTGCGACCACTCACAATGTGAGAAATTATTCATAGATCAGTGTCTCGTTTGTTTAAAGCTTCGCACggacttttatttaaattcacagtGATTAATGTACCATAGATGTTTCAGTGCACGGGAGGGAACTGGCGTTGTCTTAATGTCCGCAGAGTCCCAGTGTTATAAAGACGGAGAGTGTACAGGTTTTACTCTGAGTTTTACACTATTGGGCAATGAGCACATTTCAGGCCACAAGAGCGCAGggcacacacactgaaaagtgTGTTTACCTAACTTACTGTAGTATTTGTATCGATgctggctgtgttttttttttcttacagtaaattaacaaaGCTCTACCAACACCtatgacagtagcagaaataaagaaataaccGGGAGTCGAAAAGTATTAAAATCGAAAtgcaaaataattattaatactAGCAGACACTAAAAATTGTGTAACTTAactaaactgcagcagtgaatctCTCCAAATTCCGAAAGCGGCCGGAACCGGGAGGCACGTCCACAAGCCAACACGCAAGCGAGCGCCGAGTCGACTGTCCGACTCTGGTTCGCGAACAATTCGGCGAACGCCGAAGCTTCCGATCAGCGTCTTTGGCATTCCTCGGTTCGCCGACTGCCGTTCGGCATTGAACGGAAAGTGTCGAGGGGGACGGTACCAGAACTGGTATCAGCGTTTGTTTGGCTGAGCGGAGTTGAGTTTGTAGGGGTTCATGGCGCTGAGTGGTGTCGGGCACAGAGCTACGATGAccacctgcactgcttaaagcgAGCTAAACCTTGGTCACACAGCAAAGAGGGGACATTTAGCACTATTTAGGTTTgtgatgcttttatttatgGCTGAGAGAAagtttggtaacatataaaaggAAGGTAGACCGCACAAGGTAAACGCTTTCGCTGTGGGGCGTATGGCTATTCCCTGGAGATAGTACAAATGGAAACTCGATTGGtatcaaattcacaaaaatgctAGTAGGAACTATTCGGTTGTTCATTTAGGGCTAGCACTAGTTACAGCAGCCACTGA is a window encoding:
- the sfrp2l gene encoding secreted frizzled-related protein 2-like, which translates into the protein MTAALVQQHSDHFRYLRSDGGLRHVTGGISNAGQVRAEARRLCRLHSELAGTKTMAVFLLGFLLPLGASLASDTVAPAQLGPPSLGFSSSVRSVCKPIPSTLSLCHGIGYRHMRIPNLLGHDSLREAQQQSAAWLPLISKLCHRDTKKFLCSLFAPVCLPELGGPVSPCRSLCETVRDGCVPVMSAFGFPWPEMFNCSRFPRGTELCIPATGEREGRTAEEVKHEEALKGSVICDACSLAAEGETDIQENFCNSPYAFKMRLGSVSKVGGDRQLVPMARSRILRWAGGGAERAEGVGGAMAHSALWLQDGGTCTCPGLDSADTNLDRGLEEEHMDKRQGKGGKEGNGAQGGWYLALAQAEEGRLVLTRLVRWTRGDKELKKFIRALLKQSCPEL